The stretch of DNA GGCTCATGGAACTGCGCGAAATGGAAACGCGCGTGCTCACCGAGCCGGAACTCGCCTACTTCGGCAGCTGGAGCTGTTCCGCACTCCGCGCCCTCATCGGGCTCACCAAGGACACCAGCGACATCACCAAGGTCGCATCGCACCTGAACCCGCCCATCTCGCAGGACGAGGCCCGCAGCGCGCTCGAAATCCTCAAGAAGCTCGGGCTTGTAGCCCCCGACGGCAACGGCGGCTGGAATATCACCGACCAGATACTTTCTACCGGTGGAGAAGTCAAGAGCCAGGCCGTGCGCAACTTCCACAGGCACACCATCGAGCTCGCGCAGGAATCCATCGACCGCCACAAACCAGAAGAACGCGACATCTCGAGCGTGGTGTTCACCGCCGCCGAAGAAGACCTGCCCGAAATCAAGCACCGCATCGAGGAATTCCGCCGCGGGCTCCTGCAGTTCGCCCGCAAGAGCGAACGGGCCGACCGCGTCTACGCCATGAATATCGCGATGTTCCCGCTGTCGGACAAAGTGGATGACCCGGCGACCGGTGGGGAGGAGGCAAAATGATGCACTTACTCCACAAGATTCCCTCCGCATTTTTGTATCTTTGGGACATGGGCACCGCTGGCTGCCAAAAATTTCCATTAAAAATTGCAGGGAGCGCAAGGTTCTTTGCGGTATTTGCATGTGCGCTTACGGCGGGTGCCACCCTCAGCGCGTGTACCGATCCTCAGACCGCGGGCGGTGGCCCAAGCGGAACCGATGCCGGTAACGCCATTACGGCCCAGATTATTTCCGAAGGCAAGCCGGCAGCGCAGGTGACTGTCCGCCTTATCGAAAGCGAAAGCCTCGAAGCCAATTCCGTCCATACGGCAAACACCGACTCCAAGGGCAACGTCCTTTTCGAGAACATCCCCAACGGCGAGTACATCCTCGAGGCCACTGCGGGCGACATGGCCTTCCAGAAAGAAATCATCATCGACGGCGAAGACATCGACCTCAAGAACGCGAGCCTTGAAAAGACCGTTTCCGTCTCCGGCTCCGTCCAGGAGAAGACCGGCATCATCAAGGTCCGCGGACTGGCACACGAGGCCAGCGTCGTCGACGGCAAGTTCACGCTCGATTCCCTGCCTGCAGGTCCTCTGAGCCTCGTGTTCATCCCGAGCGACGAGAAAATCGACACGAGCTGCACCTACATGAAGGTCGTCGCAGGCGAGACCTCCACCGCAAGTACGTTCGCCGAAGAAAGCCGTTCGCTCCTGCTCGACGACTTCCAGGATTCCAACTATCAGAACAGGTTCATGCCCGCGCGCACATACGACGGCGGCTGGTGGTATTTCGACTTCTCCAAGCAAAACGTCACGCCCGAATTCATCACCACGAAAGACACGCTGCACCGGTTCCTCCTCGAAAACGACAACGGCAACATCGTGGCACACGTCGCGGCGAAGTTCGGCGATCCCATCAAGGATTCCACAAACAAGACGACGATATGGCCCTGGGCTACCGTCGGCATCGAACTCGGCAAGAGCAAAAAGACGCTCTGCAACGATATCTCTTCCGTT from Fibrobacter sp. encodes:
- a CDS encoding carboxypeptidase-like regulatory domain-containing protein — translated: MMHLLHKIPSAFLYLWDMGTAGCQKFPLKIAGSARFFAVFACALTAGATLSACTDPQTAGGGPSGTDAGNAITAQIISEGKPAAQVTVRLIESESLEANSVHTANTDSKGNVLFENIPNGEYILEATAGDMAFQKEIIIDGEDIDLKNASLEKTVSVSGSVQEKTGIIKVRGLAHEASVVDGKFTLDSLPAGPLSLVFIPSDEKIDTSCTYMKVVAGETSTASTFAEESRSLLLDDFQDSNYQNRFMPARTYDGGWWYFDFSKQNVTPEFITTKDTLHRFLLENDNGNIVAHVAAKFGDPIKDSTNKTTIWPWATVGIELGKSKKTLCNDISSVDSVAFRAKGTGTIIFGAIDETQDIDNRIIAEYKFNLSETWKKTTISLADILDDRFSYTCVNQLVWRFKANNDERVDFWLDDIELIGGKRLSIWKK
- a CDS encoding TIGR02147 family protein, producing MVDVLEYLEYRDFLKDWFAESKKDNPFTSYRYLSQKTGVDPAWLVRVFQKGGHLNEDSLPVFIRLCKLDDRRAEYFKTLYRFNKTKAKQAMSELYYRLMELREMETRVLTEPELAYFGSWSCSALRALIGLTKDTSDITKVASHLNPPISQDEARSALEILKKLGLVAPDGNGGWNITDQILSTGGEVKSQAVRNFHRHTIELAQESIDRHKPEERDISSVVFTAAEEDLPEIKHRIEEFRRGLLQFARKSERADRVYAMNIAMFPLSDKVDDPATGGEEAK